The following are encoded in a window of bacterium SCSIO 12643 genomic DNA:
- a CDS encoding glycosyltransferase family 2 protein has product MTSNTDLHIELYVLCFNEAKMIRHTLNYYSKFCSKITVIDNQSTDQSIQFARRFKKVEIKTLDSGNEFIEDVLTESRNNCWKGSTADYVIVCDMDEFLYDDHLIEKLQLAKEKHIAMPMITGYNMMHPEFPVDYDQLITEQVKRGVKSCRFDKNIIFDPKRIKEINYRPGAHICYPEFYEGIIVEPLIELKLLHFKYLGRDYLYQKHKGYVHRMSDISREKRHGYEYLDGNDHVDQVFDSSNHLTQIIN; this is encoded by the coding sequence ATGACTTCAAATACAGATCTCCATATTGAACTTTATGTGCTTTGTTTTAATGAAGCCAAAATGATACGGCATACATTGAACTATTACTCTAAATTCTGTTCTAAAATCACCGTTATAGATAATCAAAGCACTGATCAATCTATCCAATTCGCGCGTAGATTCAAAAAGGTAGAGATTAAAACACTGGACTCGGGTAATGAATTTATTGAAGATGTTTTAACCGAATCCAGAAACAATTGTTGGAAAGGAAGTACAGCTGATTACGTCATTGTTTGTGATATGGATGAGTTTTTATATGATGACCATCTCATAGAAAAACTTCAGCTCGCAAAAGAAAAACATATAGCAATGCCTATGATTACGGGTTACAATATGATGCATCCGGAATTTCCTGTAGACTATGATCAACTCATTACCGAACAAGTGAAGCGAGGAGTTAAATCATGTCGCTTTGACAAGAACATCATATTTGATCCTAAAAGAATTAAAGAAATAAACTACCGTCCGGGAGCCCATATCTGCTATCCAGAGTTTTACGAAGGCATTATTGTAGAACCGTTAATAGAACTAAAACTATTGCATTTTAAATATCTCGGACGAGATTATTTATACCAAAAACATAAAGGGTATGTGCATCGTATGAGTGACATCAGTAGAGAAAAAAGACATGGATACGAATACCTGGACGGAAATGATCATGTGGATCAGGTTTTCGATTCATCCAATCATCTCACCCAAATCATTAATTAA
- a CDS encoding glycosyltransferase family 2 protein, whose product MKFSIVVPLYNKVNYVEETLQSVFDQTKLPHELIIVDDQSTDGSLQKAKAFLDRLPSKFNEVRIEIIELEKNGGVGRARNIGFEKTTGDAVSFLDADDIYAPDLLETTDELMSSQGIDFLVVGIHLFPSNEVSPDLRKLNQKLATIIPDAYRMEEPLKVVTSMEFLMGVGSNLIVKRKWMEAFKFYEKPNFYEGIDYWYRVLKHILKHKSDSIGLLMGDRLKVREVPGSASRKRFQHWKEAYYPPLLITFKGSNDTYDKLMMGVVGKRWLRYCIRNLNTMQQKLIFIYKYKYLFWNQFRYFLLRNFLQITS is encoded by the coding sequence ATGAAGTTTTCTATAGTCGTTCCGTTATACAATAAAGTGAATTATGTTGAAGAAACATTGCAATCCGTATTTGACCAAACGAAACTGCCTCATGAACTGATTATTGTAGATGATCAAAGTACCGATGGTAGTCTCCAAAAAGCAAAAGCTTTTTTAGATCGTCTCCCTTCAAAGTTTAATGAAGTACGAATTGAAATCATTGAACTTGAAAAAAACGGAGGGGTTGGTCGTGCCCGAAATATAGGTTTTGAAAAAACCACAGGAGATGCCGTCAGTTTTTTAGACGCTGATGATATTTACGCTCCGGATTTATTAGAAACAACAGATGAACTCATGTCATCTCAAGGGATTGATTTTTTAGTCGTAGGGATTCATTTATTTCCAAGTAATGAAGTCTCTCCAGACCTAAGAAAACTCAATCAAAAATTAGCCACCATTATTCCGGATGCATATCGCATGGAAGAACCTTTAAAAGTGGTCACATCAATGGAATTTTTAATGGGCGTAGGGAGTAATCTGATCGTCAAAAGAAAATGGATGGAGGCGTTCAAATTCTATGAAAAGCCTAATTTCTACGAAGGTATTGATTATTGGTATCGTGTTTTAAAACATATTCTCAAACACAAAAGCGACAGTATCGGACTTTTAATGGGCGACCGACTTAAAGTTCGTGAAGTTCCAGGTAGCGCATCTCGTAAGAGGTTCCAGCATTGGAAGGAAGCCTACTACCCTCCTCTACTGATCACATTTAAAGGAAGCAATGACACTTACGATAAACTGATGATGGGGGTCGTTGGTAAACGGTGGTTACGCTACTGCATTCGCAATCTCAATACCATGCAACAGAAGCTTATTTTCATCTATAAATACAAATACCTGTTTTGGAATCAATTCAGATACTTCCTACTCAGAAATTTTCTCCAAATAACTTCATAA
- a CDS encoding helix-turn-helix transcriptional regulator, translating into MKDIIRVKSISELHQFLDLGKPKHPLISVFPYNSNQQGQVTGNFKYSMDLFQISLKGNCPLMITKYGRNSYDFQECSMIFTAPNQVLEFHADYKTDDTNCWTLVFHPDLIRKSALGKNIDHYSFFSYASNEALHLSDEERKTITDITYKIEREYSNNIDSHSQTLIISNLELLLNYCIRFYDRQFYTRTNLNKDIVIQFEQLLKQYYEEEKQLELGIPTVQYCADFMHISPQYLSDLLRKETGSGAQDHIHQYIIEKAKTLLLNSNKSASEIAHSLGFEYSQYFSKIFKKKTSMSPKAFRLSLN; encoded by the coding sequence ATGAAAGACATTATTCGTGTAAAAAGCATCTCGGAGCTACATCAGTTTTTAGATCTTGGAAAACCCAAACACCCTTTAATTTCAGTATTTCCATATAATAGCAACCAGCAAGGTCAGGTAACGGGGAACTTTAAATATTCGATGGATTTATTTCAAATAAGTTTAAAGGGAAACTGTCCACTTATGATCACCAAATATGGAAGGAACTCTTACGACTTTCAGGAATGTTCCATGATCTTTACTGCTCCAAATCAGGTTTTGGAATTTCATGCAGATTACAAAACTGATGATACGAATTGTTGGACACTTGTTTTTCATCCTGACCTTATTCGCAAATCGGCACTTGGAAAAAACATTGACCACTACTCTTTCTTTTCTTATGCTTCAAACGAAGCACTCCATTTATCAGACGAGGAGCGAAAAACAATTACCGATATCACTTATAAAATTGAAAGGGAATACAGTAATAATATAGATTCGCATAGTCAGACACTCATCATTTCCAATTTAGAATTGCTGCTCAATTATTGCATTCGTTTTTATGATAGACAATTTTATACCCGCACAAACCTGAACAAGGATATCGTTATTCAATTTGAACAGTTATTGAAACAGTATTACGAGGAAGAAAAACAACTAGAGCTAGGAATCCCAACGGTTCAATACTGCGCGGATTTTATGCATATATCCCCCCAATATCTTAGTGATCTTCTTCGTAAAGAAACCGGAAGTGGAGCACAAGACCATATTCATCAATACATCATTGAAAAAGCAAAAACGCTTCTACTTAACTCAAATAAAAGCGCTAGTGAAATAGCCCATTCTTTGGGGTTTGAATATTCACAGTATTTCAGCAAAATATTCAAAAAGAAAACCTCTATGAGTCCAAAAGCATTTAGACTGAGCTTAAATTAA
- a CDS encoding SRPBCC family protein has protein sequence MQEQIQVKKLKSSHRKIYTDIVIDAPAAQVWEVLKDTKSYQKWAAFLVDIEGELINGREITARFQLDPKKEKFNTIKHTIQVRDGEEFYWAEKGPMGICDNHHFKVEAIDNKTSRFIQNDELTKGATWLLGGYLSKVYVKGYQAFNRQLKKEAEFRFELNK, from the coding sequence ATGCAAGAACAAATTCAGGTAAAAAAACTAAAATCCTCACACCGAAAAATCTACACAGATATTGTTATCGATGCACCCGCAGCACAAGTATGGGAAGTACTTAAAGACACAAAATCCTATCAAAAATGGGCAGCCTTCTTAGTTGATATCGAAGGCGAATTAATCAACGGCCGGGAAATCACTGCCAGATTCCAATTAGATCCTAAAAAGGAAAAATTCAACACGATTAAACATACCATTCAGGTAAGAGATGGTGAAGAGTTTTATTGGGCAGAAAAGGGACCTATGGGGATTTGTGACAATCACCACTTCAAGGTGGAAGCTATCGATAATAAAACCTCAAGATTTATTCAGAATGATGAGCTTACAAAAGGGGCCACCTGGCTTTTAGGCGGATACTTATCCAAAGTGTATGTTAAAGGCTATCAGGCTTTCAATCGTCAATTAAAAAAGGAAGCTGAATTTAGGTTTGAATTAAATAAGTAA
- a CDS encoding M28 family peptidase, with the protein MKTYTLILTIIALFANSVHANPIDTLSIRKHLNQIINTEHPRNHQNIETLNYVADYIFNDFNKYADSVYYQPYVIGQTEYKNVVCVFGSQNAQTIVVGAHYDVCGDQDGADDNASGVVGLLELAKLLQGKKLKYRIELVAYTLEEPPYFRTENMGSYIHAKSLYENQTDVYGMFCLEMIGYFDDSKKSQDYPIKPLSLIYGNRGNYITLVNKLSKGKFSRKFNARFKNQRLVKTKKFTAPAKLPGIDFSDHLNYWAFDYSALMITDTAFYRNKNYHETTDTIETLDLIRMSKVIESVYHTLLSMK; encoded by the coding sequence ATGAAAACGTATACCTTAATTCTTACCATCATCGCTTTGTTCGCAAATAGTGTGCATGCCAATCCGATAGATACACTTAGCATCAGAAAACACCTCAATCAAATCATAAACACAGAACACCCTCGAAATCATCAAAACATTGAAACACTCAATTACGTGGCAGATTACATCTTTAATGATTTTAATAAATATGCCGATAGTGTGTATTATCAACCTTATGTAATTGGCCAAACAGAATACAAAAATGTAGTCTGTGTATTTGGTAGCCAGAATGCACAAACCATTGTTGTTGGAGCGCACTATGACGTTTGTGGAGATCAGGATGGAGCCGATGATAATGCGAGCGGTGTTGTTGGGCTACTAGAACTAGCAAAATTGTTACAAGGTAAAAAGTTAAAATACCGGATAGAATTAGTCGCTTATACGCTGGAAGAGCCTCCATATTTCAGGACAGAAAATATGGGAAGTTATATTCATGCAAAATCCTTGTATGAGAATCAAACCGATGTTTATGGGATGTTTTGTTTAGAAATGATTGGCTATTTTGATGACTCAAAAAAATCTCAGGATTATCCGATCAAACCGCTTTCATTGATATATGGAAACAGAGGTAATTATATTACTTTAGTCAACAAACTTTCTAAAGGTAAATTCTCCAGAAAGTTTAATGCTCGATTTAAAAATCAGCGATTAGTCAAAACCAAAAAGTTTACTGCTCCGGCTAAACTCCCGGGCATTGATTTTTCTGACCATTTAAATTATTGGGCGTTTGATTATAGTGCACTGATGATTACGGATACTGCATTTTATCGCAATAAGAACTATCATGAAACTACAGATACCATAGAAACTCTAGATTTAATAAGAATGAGTAAAGTAATTGAATCTGTTTATCATACGTTATTGTCAATGAAATAA
- a CDS encoding erythromycin esterase family protein: MKIIWTLFLSLFLLSSTSVEPCNSELEKYATGFEGIKAGSFSFLDNELDDIQIVGYGEDTHGTAEFTILAEELMMYLSRKHGFKVLILETGFGEGQYLNDFIQGKNDDLKFIMNERNQTWRYRTKEFYHMMNRLKEYNQNHSDKIYIYGCEMQYIVSDLNRIQGYLNQVGSEYEISGFQKHNLWQGFEENEKTDCFNSYANLKKYFIDNQEFFINKTSEKDFQIAYHQVEVLGQFATTINQTNQRRKGDFRDIYMGENIEWIMNFHENQAKALYWAHNAHVGDWVNNGNVDVTGHQLRKIYGDSYFNIATDFGTGEFIAYPADAGQTGNWRFETFSHQEVLKGTFSYCLQTMGKPNTFLNLRKARKDKTLITYLNSELTTMSGAGAQVRTHKTVTNDIGKAFDGLIYLNNTSKINWEK; the protein is encoded by the coding sequence ATGAAAATAATATGGACACTTTTTCTATCCCTGTTTTTGTTAAGTAGTACATCGGTTGAACCATGTAACTCCGAATTAGAAAAATATGCTACCGGATTTGAAGGTATAAAGGCCGGTTCATTCTCTTTCCTGGATAATGAATTAGATGATATTCAAATTGTCGGATATGGAGAAGATACCCACGGAACAGCTGAATTCACCATCCTGGCAGAAGAATTAATGATGTATCTATCGCGAAAGCATGGATTCAAGGTTCTCATTTTGGAAACAGGATTTGGTGAAGGTCAATATTTAAATGATTTTATTCAAGGTAAAAATGATGACTTAAAATTCATTATGAATGAACGTAATCAAACATGGAGATATCGAACCAAAGAGTTCTACCATATGATGAATCGTCTCAAAGAATACAATCAAAATCACTCTGATAAAATATACATCTATGGTTGTGAAATGCAGTATATAGTTTCCGACTTAAACAGAATTCAGGGTTATTTGAATCAGGTAGGATCGGAGTATGAAATAAGCGGATTCCAAAAACACAATTTATGGCAAGGTTTCGAAGAGAATGAAAAAACAGATTGTTTTAATTCATATGCCAATCTAAAAAAGTATTTTATCGATAATCAAGAGTTTTTCATAAACAAAACGTCTGAAAAAGATTTTCAAATTGCTTATCACCAGGTAGAAGTATTAGGACAGTTTGCAACTACAATTAACCAAACGAATCAACGAAGAAAAGGAGATTTTCGAGATATCTACATGGGCGAAAATATTGAGTGGATTATGAACTTTCATGAAAATCAAGCCAAAGCGCTTTATTGGGCACACAATGCACATGTTGGAGATTGGGTAAATAATGGGAATGTCGATGTTACAGGACACCAATTACGTAAAATATACGGAGACTCCTATTTTAACATTGCAACGGATTTCGGAACTGGAGAGTTTATTGCATATCCAGCTGATGCGGGGCAGACCGGGAATTGGCGATTTGAAACTTTTAGTCATCAAGAAGTTTTAAAAGGCACATTTTCATACTGCTTACAAACAATGGGAAAGCCCAATACATTTTTAAATTTGAGAAAGGCCAGAAAAGATAAAACGCTAATTACATATCTCAACAGCGAATTAACAACAATGAGTGGTGCAGGTGCTCAGGTGAGAACTCATAAGACGGTGACTAATGATATTGGTAAAGCTTTTGATGGGTTAATTTATCTAAACAACACCAGTAAAATAAACTGGGAAAAATAG
- a CDS encoding DinB family protein: MVKIKVIRKIERLINQSADYINKYSEDELSLKLNPKKWSKKEILGHLVDSGINNLQRFTEIQFEEKPYQLKSYRQDELVQANNYQGAETKDILDLLIAINKRIIDVVRLQTDETLNYEIITSNNKKLDLKYLIEDYVKHFEHHTKQIIDQT, translated from the coding sequence ATGGTAAAAATCAAAGTCATCAGAAAAATTGAGCGATTAATTAATCAATCTGCGGATTACATCAATAAGTATTCGGAAGATGAACTTTCCTTAAAATTGAATCCTAAAAAATGGTCTAAAAAGGAAATACTTGGTCACCTGGTAGATTCAGGTATTAATAACCTTCAAAGATTCACTGAAATTCAATTTGAAGAAAAACCCTACCAGTTAAAATCTTATAGACAAGACGAATTAGTACAAGCAAATAATTATCAAGGTGCTGAGACAAAAGATATCCTGGATTTATTAATCGCGATTAACAAAAGAATAATTGATGTGGTAAGACTTCAAACCGATGAAACTCTTAATTATGAAATTATAACTTCTAACAATAAAAAGTTGGACTTGAAATACTTGATTGAGGATTATGTTAAACATTTCGAACATCATACAAAGCAAATAATTGACCAGACATAA
- a CDS encoding SDR family NAD(P)-dependent oxidoreductase: MKETMALKKQNNVLITGINRGLGKELFELLISKGYTVYGILRNKSEAEKLKPKLPKNGRIILTDLSSDQSIHSIQKTIGQNPIDLLINNAGIGGKSHLIDHVTSEEISTLFNIHCLGVFRTTKAVKENLLKAKAPIVLNLNSRLGSITRQNNGTYENITVSYSYRIAKAAQNMLTVCLRNEFKDEIKFLSVHPGKMKTKIAQVDADTVPSVVANRILEFYENGRLNEENGIIELDKEIIEW, translated from the coding sequence TTGAAAGAGACTATGGCTTTGAAAAAGCAAAATAATGTTCTGATTACAGGGATTAATCGAGGACTTGGCAAAGAGTTATTTGAGCTTTTAATTTCAAAAGGATATACTGTTTATGGCATTCTAAGAAATAAATCAGAAGCCGAAAAGTTAAAACCTAAACTACCAAAAAACGGAAGAATTATCCTTACGGATTTATCGTCTGACCAATCTATTCACTCCATTCAGAAAACTATAGGACAGAATCCGATTGACTTACTGATCAATAATGCAGGTATTGGTGGTAAATCACATTTAATAGACCACGTAACATCAGAAGAGATTTCAACTCTCTTTAATATTCATTGTCTTGGTGTTTTCAGAACAACCAAAGCTGTAAAAGAAAACCTTTTAAAAGCTAAAGCACCAATTGTATTGAATCTTAATAGCAGATTAGGTTCTATTACAAGACAAAATAATGGTACATATGAAAACATAACGGTTAGCTACTCATATAGAATTGCAAAAGCTGCTCAAAATATGCTAACCGTCTGTCTGAGAAACGAATTTAAAGATGAAATTAAGTTCTTAAGTGTTCATCCAGGAAAAATGAAAACAAAAATTGCCCAGGTTGATGCCGATACGGTGCCAAGTGTAGTTGCGAATAGAATCCTTGAGTTTTATGAAAATGGAAGATTAAACGAAGAAAACGGGATTATTGAATTAGATAAAGAAATAATCGAATGGTAA
- a CDS encoding antibiotic biosynthesis monooxygenase yields MIANTPEAPYYAVIFTSTNTEDVEDYSEMAERMVELASKQEGFLGVESARNEVGITVSYWKDLTAIKNWKENAEHSFAREQGRKKWYQSYKTRIAKVERDYGFEKAK; encoded by the coding sequence ATGATAGCAAATACACCTGAAGCACCATACTACGCTGTTATTTTTACTTCAACCAATACCGAAGACGTAGAGGATTACTCAGAAATGGCGGAACGAATGGTTGAATTGGCAAGTAAACAAGAGGGGTTTCTTGGAGTAGAAAGTGCAAGAAACGAAGTCGGTATTACGGTCTCCTATTGGAAGGATTTGACCGCTATTAAAAACTGGAAGGAAAATGCGGAACATTCCTTTGCTCGGGAACAAGGTAGAAAAAAGTGGTATCAATCCTACAAAACAAGAATTGCAAAAGTTGAAAGAGACTATGGCTTTGAAAAAGCAAAATAA
- a CDS encoding alanine dehydrogenase codes for MNKDLKLAIIKEGKTPPDMRVPLTPKQCVEVQEKFPHIDLSVQSSQVRIFKDAEYADLGLPVKEEVNDADVLIGVKEVPIDMLVANKTYFFFSHTTKEQPYNRDLLRAILDKNIRMIDYEGLTNAAGTRLIGFGYYAGIVGAYNGIMAWGKRHKSFDLCPALELTSLEDMANELKKAKLPAIKIALTGGGRVAKGVLDVMGMMGLKKVSADDYLTETYDEPVYTQLFVDDYNKRKDGAVKPRSDFYTNYKEYDSDFFRFARVTDLYIAGHFYAEESPFIFTREEAKHPEFKIQVVADISCDIDGPVASTLRPSTIADPLYGYMASSESETNYDNMDAITVMAVDNLPCELPSAASEGFGNEMIQHILPQLLNNDAEGILERATIAKDGQLTEHHQYLQNYVDGK; via the coding sequence ATGAATAAGGACCTAAAACTTGCTATAATAAAGGAAGGGAAAACACCACCGGATATGCGTGTTCCATTGACACCTAAACAATGTGTTGAGGTGCAAGAAAAATTTCCACATATTGATTTATCGGTACAATCTTCCCAGGTACGTATATTTAAAGATGCTGAATATGCTGATCTGGGTTTACCTGTTAAAGAAGAGGTAAATGATGCGGATGTATTGATTGGGGTAAAAGAAGTTCCTATTGATATGTTGGTAGCGAATAAAACATATTTTTTCTTCTCGCATACCACTAAAGAACAACCTTATAACCGTGATCTTTTGAGAGCGATACTGGATAAAAATATTCGTATGATTGATTACGAAGGATTAACCAATGCGGCTGGAACACGATTAATTGGTTTTGGATATTATGCAGGTATCGTAGGGGCTTATAACGGAATTATGGCCTGGGGAAAAAGACATAAAAGTTTTGATTTATGTCCAGCTTTAGAATTGACCTCATTGGAGGATATGGCTAATGAATTAAAGAAAGCAAAATTACCTGCCATAAAAATTGCTTTAACCGGAGGAGGTCGTGTAGCGAAAGGTGTTTTGGACGTGATGGGTATGATGGGTTTAAAGAAAGTTTCAGCTGACGATTATTTAACTGAAACTTATGATGAGCCTGTGTATACGCAGCTGTTTGTTGATGATTACAATAAACGTAAGGATGGAGCTGTGAAACCTCGTTCTGATTTCTATACGAATTACAAGGAATACGATTCAGATTTTTTCAGATTTGCACGTGTAACAGATTTATACATTGCAGGGCATTTTTATGCAGAAGAATCTCCATTTATTTTCACCAGAGAAGAGGCCAAGCATCCGGAGTTTAAAATTCAGGTGGTGGCAGATATTAGTTGTGATATTGATGGACCAGTAGCATCTACGTTGAGACCCTCAACTATTGCAGATCCGTTATATGGATATATGGCATCTTCTGAGTCTGAAACGAATTATGATAATATGGACGCCATCACAGTAATGGCTGTGGACAATTTACCTTGCGAACTTCCATCAGCAGCTTCCGAAGGTTTTGGAAACGAAATGATTCAGCATATTTTGCCTCAATTATTGAATAATGATGCGGAAGGAATATTAGAGCGAGCGACTATTGCTAAAGATGGTCAGTTGACTGAGCATCATCAATATTTACAGAATTACGTAGACGGAAAGTAA
- a CDS encoding DNA-3-methyladenine glycosylase I — protein sequence MKKKCDWCLNQFEAYEKYHDEEWGVPVHNDRTHFEFLILEGAQAGLSWATILKRRSGYRKAFAEFDVHKVAQFTEEKIQSILQDPGVIRNKLKVRGAVTNAQKFIEVQKEFGSFDQYIWSFVHHSPIVNQWKTMNEVPATSPESDALSKDMKNRGFKFCGSTIMYAHMQACGLINDHTVDCFRYQEV from the coding sequence ATGAAGAAAAAATGTGACTGGTGTCTAAATCAATTTGAAGCTTACGAAAAATATCACGATGAAGAATGGGGCGTTCCCGTTCATAATGATCGTACCCATTTTGAATTTCTCATATTAGAAGGTGCGCAAGCCGGACTCAGCTGGGCCACAATTCTAAAACGCAGATCAGGTTACCGAAAAGCCTTTGCTGAATTTGACGTCCATAAAGTAGCTCAATTTACTGAGGAAAAAATCCAAAGCATTCTCCAGGATCCTGGAGTCATCAGAAATAAACTCAAAGTCAGAGGAGCTGTTACTAACGCTCAAAAATTTATTGAAGTCCAAAAAGAATTTGGATCATTTGACCAGTATATATGGAGCTTTGTCCACCACTCCCCTATTGTTAATCAATGGAAAACTATGAATGAAGTACCTGCAACTTCACCGGAAAGCGATGCACTAAGCAAAGACATGAAAAATAGAGGGTTTAAGTTTTGTGGTAGCACAATTATGTATGCCCACATGCAAGCATGCGGGCTTATCAATGACCATACTGTAGATTGTTTCCGATATCAGGAAGTATAA
- a CDS encoding RNA polymerase sigma factor RpoD/SigA: MRQLRITKQITNRETASLEKYLQEIGRLSLITAEEEVELAQQIRAGNKEALDKMTRANLRFVVSVAKQYQNQGLTLPDLINEGNLGLIKAAKKFDETRGFKFISYAVWWIRQSILQALAEQSRIVRLPLNKIGAITKINQVFSKLEQDMERPPTADEIADIMDLPIADVKNSLRQSQRHVSMDAPVSSDNGDERSMYDMYKENDEAHPDQNLISESLKQEIRRSLSTLAKRESDVLRLYFGLETKPPHTLEEIGMMYGLTRERVRQIKEKALRRLKTSSRCHQLRPYLG; encoded by the coding sequence ATGCGACAATTACGAATAACAAAACAGATCACGAACCGTGAAACGGCATCGTTAGAGAAGTATCTTCAAGAAATTGGACGTTTAAGTTTGATTACTGCTGAGGAAGAAGTCGAATTGGCACAACAAATCAGGGCTGGAAACAAAGAAGCTTTAGACAAGATGACCAGAGCCAACCTAAGATTTGTGGTTTCTGTGGCTAAACAATATCAGAATCAAGGACTCACGCTTCCTGATTTAATCAATGAAGGTAATTTAGGATTGATTAAAGCTGCAAAGAAGTTTGATGAGACCAGAGGATTTAAATTTATTTCTTACGCAGTATGGTGGATTCGTCAATCCATTTTACAAGCATTGGCAGAACAATCCAGAATTGTTAGACTTCCATTGAATAAAATCGGTGCAATCACCAAAATCAATCAGGTCTTTTCCAAATTAGAACAAGATATGGAACGTCCACCAACAGCAGATGAAATTGCTGATATTATGGACTTACCAATTGCGGACGTTAAAAATTCATTGCGTCAAAGTCAAAGGCATGTTTCCATGGATGCTCCTGTATCCAGTGATAATGGTGATGAGCGTAGCATGTATGACATGTATAAAGAAAATGATGAAGCACATCCTGATCAAAATCTAATCTCAGAATCACTTAAACAAGAAATCAGAAGATCATTATCTACGCTGGCTAAACGTGAATCGGATGTATTAAGATTATACTTTGGATTAGAAACCAAACCACCCCACACTCTAGAAGAAATTGGAATGATGTACGGATTAACGCGCGAGCGTGTACGTCAGATTAAAGAAAAAGCATTAAGAAGATTAAAAACATCTTCAAGATGCCATCAACTACGTCCTTATTTGGGTTAA